One genomic window of Arachis stenosperma cultivar V10309 chromosome 10, arast.V10309.gnm1.PFL2, whole genome shotgun sequence includes the following:
- the LOC130954312 gene encoding very-long-chain 3-oxoacyl-CoA reductase 1 → MECCILNRLKTQPLWFALFFGLGALTLLRFLFLFLRWAYVNFLRPAKNLKKYGSWALVTGPTDGIGKAFAFQLARNGLNLVLVGRSPDKLADVSAAITAKFPKIDVRTVVVDFAGDLDDGMRRIQDAIEGLDVGVLINNVGVSYPYARFFHEVDEGLLRNLIRVNIEGTTKVTQTVIPGMLKRKKGAIVNIGSGAAIVIPSDPLYAVYAASKAYIDQFSRSLYVEYKKSGIDVQCQVPLYVATKMASIRRSSFFVPSTDGYAKAGVRWIGYEPRCTPYWPHTILWALAYSLPESIVDAWRLRFCLGIRKRGQQKDSQKKE, encoded by the exons ATGGAGTGCTGCATACTTAACCGCCTTAAAACCCAACCGCTCTGGTTCGCACTCTTTTTCGGCCTGGGCGCCCTCACCCTCCTCCgattcctcttcctcttcctcagatGGGCCTACGTCAACTTCCTCAGGCCCGCTAAGAATCTCAAGAAATACGGATCCTGGGCCCTAGTAACCGGCCCAACCGACGGAATCGGAAAAGCCTTCGCCTTCCAGCTGGCACGTAACGGCCTCAACCTCGTCCTTGTCGGCCGAAGCCCTGACAAGCTCGCTGATGTCTCCGCCGCTATCACCGCCAAGTTCCCCAAAATCGATGTCAGAACCGTCGTCGTCGACTTCGCCGGCGATCTCGACGACGGCATGAGGAGGATCCAAGATGCAATTGAAGGATTGGACGTTGGTGTTCTTATCAACAACGTTGGGGTTTCTTACCCTTACGCAAGATTCTTCCACGAAGTGGATGAGGGGCTTTTGAGGAATTTGATTAGGGTTAACATTGAAGGAACCACTAAGGTCACGCAGACGGTTATTCCTGGCATGCTGAAGAGGAAGAAGGGCGCCATTGTTAACATTGGTTCTGGTGCCGCCATTGTTATACCTTCGGATCCACTTTACGCTGTTTACGCTGCTTCCAAAGC GTACATTGATCAATTTTCCAGATCTTTGTATGTGGAGTACAAGAAGAGTGGAATTGATGTTCAGTGTCAG GTTCCATTATATGTGGCAACAAAGATGGCATCAATTAGAAGATCTTCATTCTTCGTCCCGTCAACTGATGGATATGCCAAAGCTGGTGTGAGATGGATAGGCTATGAACCTCGCTGCACACCATACTGGCCTCACACCATTCTCTGGGCCTTAGCATACTCATTGCCTGAGTCCATTGTTGATGCTTGGCGCCTGCGGTTTTGCCTCGGAATCCGAAAGAGGGGACAACAGAAAGATTCACAAAAGAAGGAATAG